The following proteins are co-located in the Microbacterium immunditiarum genome:
- the mscL gene encoding large conductance mechanosensitive channel protein MscL gives MFKGFKEFILRGNVIDLAVAVVIGAAFTAVVNAIVAAIVNPVIALFWQPDANGEIGFTVNGLWGPVTFPVSDLINALIAFLAVAIVVYFVFVMPMNRWKERQAAKAGAGTDEEEPLPTEQELLAQIRDLLASQAPPTRS, from the coding sequence GTGTTCAAAGGCTTCAAGGAGTTCATCCTCCGCGGCAACGTCATCGACCTCGCGGTCGCGGTCGTCATCGGCGCCGCGTTCACGGCTGTCGTGAACGCGATCGTCGCCGCCATCGTCAATCCCGTGATCGCGCTGTTCTGGCAGCCCGACGCGAACGGCGAGATCGGCTTCACGGTGAACGGACTGTGGGGCCCGGTCACGTTCCCGGTCAGCGATCTCATCAACGCCCTGATCGCGTTCCTCGCCGTCGCGATCGTCGTCTACTTCGTCTTCGTGATGCCCATGAACCGCTGGAAGGAGCGTCAGGCCGCGAAGGCCGGCGCCGGCACGGACGAAGAGGAGCCGCTGCCGACCGAGCAGGAGCTGCTCGCCCAGATCCGCGACCTGCTCGCAAGCCAGGCGCCGCCGACCCGGTCCTGA
- a CDS encoding class I adenylate-forming enzyme family protein has protein sequence MSSSTSEVTVIDGLSFVSDDGCWAIDPNARTLAELLQDAASTFPDVEAFVAGEERLTFGEWWRRAGAVARQLADLGVKRGSVVAISLPPSLEFAVAYAAIARAGGVITGMNPRLGSRELDHITALAEPAVIISGPDLVDRLPEPYKPAVLLVDDLAQEGDRAPLDVVDVDETDPAIIVWTSGTTGLPKGAWFDNAGLRGSAYGSSDFIRRWDRRLLPLAFVHGGFMTKVWECVASGTTTVITPVPWRANEMLDLLERERITVATGAPTQWERLVALPDVAERDLSAFRLAITATAPASPELIKKMQSVLGVRVAVRFGSSESGPGTGTREEDEPEVMASTLGRPLPGAEVSIVDDEGNVVGPDVIGAIRLRHPGCMRGYWRDPEETAKALDTDGWLRTGDLGYIREDGNLVLSGRASDLYIRGGYNVYPREIELALLESDIVADVAVVGVPAKQVGEKGVAFIVPTDPAAAPSLDDIRANLRGRIADYKVPEAIRIVDELPLTAFMKVDRKRIKELALETFPDL, from the coding sequence ATGAGCTCTTCCACAAGCGAAGTCACCGTCATCGACGGTCTCTCGTTCGTGTCCGACGACGGGTGCTGGGCGATCGACCCCAACGCACGGACGCTTGCCGAGCTCCTTCAGGACGCCGCATCGACGTTCCCCGATGTGGAGGCGTTCGTCGCGGGTGAGGAGCGGCTGACGTTCGGCGAGTGGTGGCGGCGCGCCGGCGCGGTCGCCCGGCAGCTGGCCGACCTGGGTGTGAAGCGCGGCTCCGTTGTCGCCATCTCGCTTCCGCCCTCGCTCGAGTTCGCCGTTGCCTACGCGGCGATCGCCCGCGCGGGCGGCGTCATCACCGGAATGAACCCCCGTCTGGGCTCGCGCGAACTGGATCACATCACAGCGCTCGCCGAGCCGGCGGTGATCATCAGCGGACCCGACCTCGTGGATCGGCTGCCGGAGCCGTACAAGCCCGCCGTGCTGCTCGTCGATGACCTGGCCCAGGAGGGCGATCGCGCGCCGCTGGACGTCGTGGACGTCGACGAGACCGACCCGGCGATCATCGTCTGGACGAGCGGTACGACCGGCCTGCCGAAGGGCGCCTGGTTCGACAACGCGGGACTTCGCGGGTCCGCATACGGATCCTCCGACTTCATCCGCCGCTGGGACCGGCGCCTGCTGCCGCTGGCGTTCGTGCACGGCGGCTTCATGACCAAGGTGTGGGAGTGCGTCGCGAGCGGCACGACGACGGTCATCACGCCCGTGCCGTGGCGCGCGAACGAGATGCTCGATCTGCTCGAGCGCGAGCGCATCACTGTCGCCACCGGTGCGCCGACCCAGTGGGAGCGGCTCGTGGCGCTGCCCGACGTCGCCGAGCGCGATCTGTCGGCCTTCCGCCTCGCGATCACCGCGACGGCACCGGCGAGCCCGGAGCTCATCAAGAAGATGCAGTCCGTCCTCGGCGTCCGCGTCGCGGTGCGCTTCGGGAGCAGCGAGTCCGGCCCGGGCACGGGGACGCGCGAAGAGGACGAGCCGGAGGTCATGGCGTCCACTCTCGGTCGGCCCCTCCCCGGCGCCGAGGTCAGCATCGTCGACGACGAAGGGAACGTCGTGGGTCCGGACGTCATCGGGGCGATCCGGCTCCGCCACCCCGGCTGCATGCGAGGCTACTGGCGCGATCCGGAGGAGACCGCCAAGGCGCTCGACACGGACGGCTGGCTCCGCACCGGCGACCTCGGGTACATCCGCGAGGACGGGAACCTCGTCCTGAGCGGACGGGCCTCCGACCTCTACATCCGCGGCGGCTACAACGTCTACCCGCGCGAGATCGAGCTCGCGCTCCTCGAGAGCGACATCGTGGCGGATGTCGCGGTCGTGGGCGTCCCGGCGAAGCAGGTCGGAGAGAAGGGGGTCGCCTTCATCGTTCCCACCGACCCGGCTGCGGCGCCGAGCCTCGACGACATCCGCGCGAATCTGCGGGGCCGCATCGCGGACTACAAGGTCCCCGAGGCCATCCGGATCGTCGATGAGCTTCCGCTGACCGCCTTCATGAAGGTCGATCGCAAGCGGATCAAGGAGCTGGCGCTGGAGACGTTCCCCGATCTCTGA
- a CDS encoding ABC transporter permease subunit → MTATQTGAYTLIRKNRVPLESRAARHRRRRRFEIALGIAVPAFLIGLWEVSAQLGWINSQFFPAPSASIIRGWEMVLEGRLTSDIADTSYRVLLGFFIGSTIGFVGGVAMGMSRIIRKALEPMLSAIYTVPKLAILPIFLTIFGFSDAPIIAIVSVTVFFYVWIYTMEAVVAIPKGYIDAASSFRVRGWAMFRHVILPASLPSVMVALRIAVGVALLVTIASEFIVGGSGVGYLIFNARSLFRLEEAYAGIVTAALLGVVMQGLITVIGHRVTPWVVRGDAKIGGL, encoded by the coding sequence GTGACCGCCACGCAGACGGGTGCATACACCCTCATCCGCAAGAACCGCGTCCCGCTGGAGAGCCGTGCGGCTCGCCACCGTCGCCGGCGGCGATTCGAGATCGCGCTGGGAATCGCGGTTCCGGCGTTTCTCATCGGGCTGTGGGAGGTGTCGGCGCAGCTGGGCTGGATCAACTCCCAGTTCTTCCCGGCCCCCTCGGCGAGCATCATCCGCGGATGGGAGATGGTCCTCGAGGGGCGGCTCACGTCCGACATCGCGGACACGTCGTATCGCGTGCTGCTCGGCTTCTTCATCGGCAGCACGATCGGCTTCGTCGGCGGCGTCGCGATGGGGATGTCGCGCATCATCCGCAAGGCTCTCGAGCCCATGCTCAGCGCCATCTACACCGTGCCCAAGCTCGCGATCCTGCCGATCTTCCTCACGATCTTCGGCTTCTCGGATGCTCCGATCATCGCGATCGTGAGCGTGACGGTCTTCTTCTACGTCTGGATCTACACGATGGAGGCGGTCGTCGCGATCCCGAAGGGGTACATCGACGCGGCCAGCTCGTTCCGTGTGCGCGGGTGGGCGATGTTCCGTCACGTCATCCTGCCGGCCAGCCTTCCCTCGGTGATGGTGGCTCTGCGCATCGCGGTCGGTGTCGCGCTGCTGGTGACCATCGCCTCGGAGTTCATCGTGGGCGGGTCCGGCGTGGGATACCTCATCTTCAACGCGCGGTCGCTGTTCCGCCTCGAGGAGGCCTACGCGGGCATCGTCACCGCGGCCCTGCTCGGCGTGGTGATGCAGGGCCTGATCACCGTGATCGGACACCGCGTGACGCCCTGGGTGGTGCGGGGCGACGCCAAGATCGGCGGCCTGTGA
- a CDS encoding ATP-binding protein — translation MAAVNPGTLELSEPGVSVVHIAEPERERLRAQAAELGGRSTLLHFSEPADAVIEITKAHPGSLPQFLTGRSTLLSNLFRDEVAHRTARLAAERITAKSVELRTVRGIESVHLAVGLASWSIGGLRCTAPVLLRPLSIRRHQSDIELALRGGSFTVNPELVRAMREHFGIRINGAALAALAYDNGVFKPQPVIDRLRELTAAINTYTVRPRLVVSSFADVGAGVVRDIVDQDHVVLNALAGHESDREIFATRRAAPAVPSADERPPASDTLILDADAEQEGVLARIADGQSLVVHTLPGTGGTQTVINAIGALVRDGKRVLVVSARRSTLDGVRHRLSSIGLPGLAVSPRSLQRDLIRAIGRNEKAEAPKVAEIDDALVRLRNVLRDYRRSLTATHRELSVSMLDVLRELSKLTSGEHPPSTSARFDHHTLVRVAPVRKEAAAKLAAAARLGEFRFGPDDSPWYGVTFETTDAARASHTLAARLHKQDVPGLLERAYELVAQTRMRPFHTIAELGAYLRLLQGIRDSLDRFSPTVFERPLAELIQAHGPRRDAPNMTGAGRRRLKRLSREYVRPGVHIPDMHEWLVRIQKQRTDWQRYVDAGVIPEVPLGIADVHVAWQHAEAGLAELDAVLSRTGAERLAHLPIPRLVRTLAALAADSPVFDNLVERATLRGELADLGLEPLLVELSVRHVPESGVGAELEFAWWQSALEHLLRSDRALLGANTAVVDRLERDFRLVDEAHAAASGPLLAAQLATQWRIGIVDLPDEAAALKQALKNGMGEPRRLLAVAPSLMRVLAPVWLASAYDVPLIPAEPEFDVVLIADAAALSLAEAAPALRRARQVVAFGDPVTQKPTPFRVASDAPADDLGTRAPRTPDMTDAATDLDDEFEFDDVNVFERLAELLPVETLTRSYRAGGEDLAQLVNGAFYGGEIVSLPWAGSYLGRGSLSVDYVEGGTGAPDPVTGAVESPDAEVARVVTLVVEHAVNRASESLMVVTASTRHAERIRAAVEAAFAGRWDVADFVSRDSAEPFAVLTLEESVAESRDRVIFSLGFGLTKHGRVLSDFGDLSTPDGERLLTVGMTRARRAMVIVSSIRPSAFDDGRLEHGAATLMAILGGVAARAREARLEDLADPLTLALARELRRLGAAVEVHYRGLLPLVAQYDGKAVVVESDPETIGETLRESLRLRPQILRRLGWHYVRVHSFDLYSDPAAVAARIGEMLGIPPETPRAEGATQPIDVIE, via the coding sequence ATGGCGGCCGTGAATCCCGGGACACTCGAGCTGTCCGAGCCGGGGGTCTCGGTCGTGCACATCGCCGAGCCCGAGCGCGAGCGACTCCGCGCGCAGGCCGCCGAGCTCGGCGGCCGCTCCACGCTGCTGCATTTCTCGGAGCCCGCCGACGCCGTCATCGAGATCACGAAGGCGCACCCCGGCAGTCTGCCGCAGTTCCTCACGGGTCGCTCGACCCTCCTGTCGAACCTGTTCCGCGACGAAGTCGCCCACCGCACGGCGCGCCTGGCCGCCGAGCGCATCACGGCCAAGAGCGTCGAGCTGCGCACCGTGCGCGGCATCGAGTCTGTGCACCTCGCGGTCGGGCTCGCGTCGTGGAGCATCGGGGGCCTGCGCTGCACGGCGCCCGTGCTGTTGCGCCCGCTCTCGATCCGCCGGCACCAGTCCGACATCGAGCTTGCGCTGCGCGGCGGCTCGTTCACCGTCAACCCTGAGCTCGTCCGCGCGATGCGCGAGCACTTCGGCATCCGCATCAACGGCGCCGCGCTCGCGGCGCTCGCGTACGACAACGGCGTGTTCAAGCCGCAGCCGGTGATCGATCGCCTGCGCGAACTGACGGCCGCGATCAACACCTACACGGTGCGTCCGCGCCTCGTCGTGTCGAGCTTCGCCGACGTCGGCGCAGGCGTGGTGCGCGACATCGTCGACCAGGACCACGTCGTGCTCAACGCGCTCGCGGGGCACGAGTCCGACCGCGAGATCTTCGCGACCCGTCGCGCCGCGCCCGCCGTACCGAGCGCGGACGAACGGCCGCCCGCGTCCGACACGCTCATCCTCGACGCCGACGCCGAGCAGGAGGGCGTGCTCGCCCGCATCGCCGACGGGCAGTCGCTCGTCGTGCACACGCTCCCGGGCACGGGTGGCACGCAGACCGTCATCAACGCGATCGGCGCGCTCGTGCGCGACGGCAAGCGCGTGCTCGTCGTGAGCGCCCGTCGCTCGACGCTCGACGGCGTGCGACACCGCCTCTCGAGCATCGGCCTGCCCGGGCTCGCGGTCTCTCCGCGTTCGCTGCAGCGCGACCTCATCCGTGCGATCGGTCGCAACGAGAAGGCGGAGGCGCCGAAGGTCGCCGAGATCGACGACGCGCTCGTGCGCCTGCGCAACGTGCTGCGCGACTACCGCCGGTCGCTGACCGCCACCCACCGCGAGCTCAGCGTATCGATGCTCGACGTCCTCCGTGAGCTCTCGAAACTCACCTCCGGCGAACACCCGCCGTCGACGTCCGCCCGCTTCGACCACCACACGCTCGTCCGAGTGGCGCCCGTGCGCAAGGAGGCGGCCGCGAAGCTCGCCGCCGCCGCGCGGCTGGGCGAGTTCCGCTTCGGCCCGGACGACTCGCCGTGGTACGGCGTGACGTTCGAGACGACGGATGCCGCGCGCGCCTCCCACACGCTCGCGGCGCGCCTGCACAAGCAGGACGTCCCGGGGCTGCTCGAGCGCGCGTACGAGCTCGTCGCCCAGACGCGCATGCGCCCGTTCCACACGATCGCGGAGCTCGGCGCCTATCTGAGGCTGCTGCAGGGCATCCGCGACTCGCTCGACCGGTTCAGCCCGACGGTCTTCGAACGGCCTCTCGCCGAGCTCATCCAGGCCCATGGCCCGCGCCGAGACGCGCCGAACATGACCGGCGCCGGCCGCCGGCGGCTCAAGCGACTGTCGCGCGAGTACGTGCGGCCGGGCGTGCACATCCCCGACATGCACGAGTGGCTCGTGCGCATCCAGAAGCAGCGCACCGATTGGCAGCGCTACGTCGACGCGGGAGTGATCCCCGAGGTTCCGCTCGGCATCGCCGACGTGCACGTCGCGTGGCAGCACGCCGAGGCGGGGCTCGCCGAGCTCGACGCGGTTCTCAGCCGCACGGGCGCCGAGCGCCTCGCGCATCTTCCGATCCCGCGCCTGGTCCGCACGCTCGCAGCTCTCGCCGCCGACTCTCCGGTCTTCGACAACCTCGTGGAGCGCGCGACGCTGCGCGGCGAGCTCGCCGACCTGGGGCTCGAGCCACTCCTCGTCGAGCTCTCCGTGCGGCACGTGCCTGAGTCCGGGGTCGGCGCCGAGCTCGAGTTCGCGTGGTGGCAGTCCGCGCTCGAGCATCTGCTGCGCTCCGACCGCGCGCTGCTCGGCGCGAACACCGCGGTCGTCGATCGTCTGGAGCGCGACTTCCGCCTCGTCGACGAGGCGCATGCCGCGGCATCCGGTCCGCTCCTGGCCGCCCAGCTCGCGACGCAGTGGCGGATCGGCATCGTCGACCTGCCCGACGAGGCCGCCGCGCTCAAGCAGGCGCTCAAGAACGGCATGGGGGAGCCCCGTCGCCTCCTCGCCGTCGCACCGTCGCTCATGCGCGTACTCGCCCCGGTGTGGCTGGCGTCGGCGTACGACGTCCCGCTGATCCCGGCCGAGCCGGAGTTCGACGTCGTCCTGATCGCGGATGCGGCGGCGCTGAGCCTCGCCGAAGCGGCTCCCGCGCTGCGCCGCGCGCGGCAGGTCGTCGCGTTCGGCGACCCCGTGACGCAGAAGCCGACGCCGTTCCGGGTGGCGTCGGATGCGCCGGCCGACGATCTCGGAACGCGCGCCCCGCGCACACCCGACATGACGGATGCCGCGACCGACCTCGACGATGAGTTCGAGTTCGACGATGTGAACGTCTTCGAGCGTCTCGCCGAGCTGCTGCCCGTCGAGACGCTCACCCGCAGTTATCGAGCCGGCGGGGAGGACCTGGCCCAACTGGTCAACGGCGCCTTCTACGGGGGCGAAATCGTGTCGCTGCCGTGGGCCGGGTCCTACCTCGGACGAGGAAGTCTCAGCGTCGACTACGTCGAAGGGGGGACGGGCGCGCCCGACCCCGTCACCGGCGCCGTCGAGAGCCCCGACGCAGAGGTCGCGCGCGTCGTGACGCTCGTCGTCGAGCACGCCGTCAACCGCGCGAGCGAGTCGCTCATGGTCGTGACGGCGAGCACGCGTCACGCCGAGCGGATCCGCGCGGCCGTCGAGGCGGCGTTCGCAGGACGGTGGGATGTGGCGGACTTCGTCTCGCGCGACAGCGCCGAGCCGTTCGCCGTGCTCACGCTCGAGGAGTCGGTCGCCGAGAGCCGCGACCGTGTGATCTTCTCGCTCGGCTTCGGCCTCACCAAGCACGGTCGCGTGCTGAGCGACTTCGGCGACCTCTCGACGCCCGACGGCGAGCGCCTGCTCACTGTCGGCATGACGCGCGCGCGCCGGGCGATGGTCATCGTGTCGTCGATCCGTCCGTCGGCGTTCGACGACGGACGCCTCGAGCACGGGGCGGCGACCCTCATGGCGATCCTCGGCGGAGTCGCGGCGCGCGCTCGCGAGGCGCGCCTCGAAGACCTCGCCGACCCGCTGACGCTCGCCCTCGCGCGAGAGCTGCGCCGCCTCGGCGCCGCCGTCGAGGTGCACTACCGCGGACTCCTGCCGCTCGTCGCGCAGTACGACGGGAAAGCGGTCGTCGTCGAGAGCGACCCCGAGACGATCGGCGAGACGCTGCGCGAATCGCTGCGCCTGCGCCCGCAGATCCTCCGCCGCCTCGGCTGGCACTACGTGAGGGTGCACTCGTTCGACCTGTACAGCGACCCCGCGGCCGTCGCCGCCCGTATCGGCGAGATGCTCGGGATCCCGCCCGAGACGCCGCGCGCCGAGGGCGCCACGCAGCCCATCGACGTCATCGAGTGA
- a CDS encoding ABC transporter ATP-binding protein, giving the protein MSEQLTAAPAEGGAAGSRPKIEITDLSLTFGSGPSAVHALGPLSLTVGDGEFLSVVGPSGCGKSTLTKIIAGLIEPTGGEVKINLAGTSIAPIATVFQDYGIFPWKTVLSNVEFGLTVNGITGSEATDRAEMWIKKLGLAGFEKRYPSSLSGGMQQRVSIARALAVDPEILLMDEPFASLDAQLREILQEELIRLHETAGRTVLFVTHSLEEALVLGDRVLVLTARPGNLLDLKTVPFGRPRTAGVRESAEFGAMRLALWEHLRDQVQIGAPEAGAAK; this is encoded by the coding sequence ATGAGCGAACAGCTCACCGCGGCTCCCGCTGAGGGCGGTGCCGCCGGATCGCGACCGAAGATCGAGATCACCGATCTGAGTCTCACGTTCGGCAGCGGTCCCTCGGCCGTGCACGCGCTCGGCCCGCTGAGCCTGACCGTCGGCGACGGCGAGTTCCTCTCCGTCGTAGGCCCGTCCGGCTGCGGCAAGTCGACGCTGACCAAGATCATCGCGGGGCTCATCGAGCCGACCGGCGGCGAGGTGAAGATCAATCTCGCCGGAACCTCGATCGCTCCGATCGCCACGGTCTTCCAGGACTACGGGATCTTCCCGTGGAAGACGGTGCTGTCCAACGTCGAGTTCGGTCTGACCGTCAACGGGATCACCGGCTCCGAGGCGACGGATCGCGCCGAGATGTGGATCAAGAAGCTCGGGCTCGCCGGCTTCGAGAAGCGCTACCCCTCGAGCCTCTCGGGCGGCATGCAGCAGCGCGTCTCGATCGCGCGCGCCCTCGCCGTCGACCCCGAGATCCTCCTCATGGACGAGCCGTTCGCCTCGCTCGACGCCCAGCTGCGCGAGATCCTCCAGGAGGAGCTCATCCGGCTGCATGAGACGGCCGGCCGCACGGTCCTGTTCGTCACCCACAGCCTGGAAGAGGCCCTCGTGCTGGGCGACAGGGTGCTGGTGCTCACCGCCCGGCCCGGAAACCTCCTCGATCTGAAGACGGTTCCGTTCGGTCGCCCCCGCACCGCCGGAGTCCGCGAGTCCGCAGAATTCGGTGCGATGAGGCTCGCGCTCTGGGAGCACCTCAGAGATCAGGTTCAGATCGGCGCGCCCGAGGCAGGAGCAGCGAAGTGA
- the surE gene encoding 5'/3'-nucleotidase SurE, with translation MTSILVTNDDGIAAPGLHVLARLARDAGYDVTIAAPAEQSSGSSASIMAEDADGRIAVERRSLEGLDGIPAFAVRGGPGLIALIAARGAFGDPAQVVLSGVNHGANVGRAILHSGTVGAALTGGLNGAWGVAVSLDVGMRPEAFHWEAAAAPAIDLLPDLMTRPRGTVINVNAPNAPTNRGLREATLAPFGIVQTTLTDEGEHHVRLAVEDLPNRPEPGTDAAYLAEGWITVTGIDPVSHFELGLAAHD, from the coding sequence GTGACGAGCATCCTCGTGACGAACGACGACGGCATCGCCGCCCCGGGCCTGCACGTGCTCGCGCGGCTCGCCCGGGACGCCGGCTACGACGTGACGATCGCCGCGCCCGCGGAGCAGTCCAGCGGCTCGAGCGCCTCGATCATGGCGGAGGACGCCGATGGCCGCATCGCCGTCGAGCGGCGCAGCCTCGAGGGACTCGACGGCATTCCGGCGTTCGCGGTGCGCGGTGGCCCAGGGCTCATCGCTCTCATCGCGGCGCGCGGCGCGTTCGGCGATCCGGCCCAGGTCGTGCTCTCGGGCGTCAACCACGGTGCGAACGTGGGCCGCGCGATACTGCACTCTGGCACGGTCGGCGCGGCGCTCACGGGCGGACTCAATGGGGCGTGGGGGGTCGCCGTGTCGCTCGACGTCGGCATGCGTCCGGAGGCGTTCCACTGGGAGGCCGCCGCGGCACCCGCGATCGACCTGCTGCCCGACTTGATGACCCGCCCGCGGGGGACCGTCATCAATGTCAACGCCCCGAACGCTCCCACCAACCGCGGTCTGCGCGAAGCCACGCTCGCGCCCTTCGGAATCGTGCAGACGACCCTCACCGACGAAGGAGAGCACCACGTCCGGCTCGCGGTGGAGGATCTGCCGAACCGCCCGGAGCCGGGCACGGACGCGGCCTACCTCGCCGAGGGCTGGATCACCGTGACCGGAATCGATCCGGTCTCGCACTTCGAGCTCGGGCTCGCCGCGCACGACTGA
- a CDS encoding methylated-DNA--[protein]-cysteine S-methyltransferase, with product MTDPRFRVHPSPIGDILIVATSSGIVQLHPFEGPLGAELERIALELRRAPEPDDTAGGDIDRQLEEYFAGERREFDVTVDWSGVRGFTRAALEAVREIPYAETASYGEVAVAAGSPRAARAVGTACATTPFSIIVPVHRVVRSDGSLGEYGGRSDVKRFLLELERDAIEH from the coding sequence ATGACCGACCCGCGCTTCCGAGTCCACCCCTCCCCGATCGGCGACATCCTGATCGTCGCGACCTCCTCCGGCATCGTGCAATTGCATCCGTTCGAAGGGCCGCTCGGTGCGGAACTCGAGCGCATCGCTCTGGAATTGCGTCGCGCTCCCGAGCCCGACGACACCGCGGGCGGCGATATCGATCGGCAGCTCGAGGAGTATTTCGCTGGTGAACGCCGCGAATTCGACGTGACCGTCGATTGGAGCGGGGTACGCGGCTTCACGCGCGCCGCGCTCGAGGCGGTCCGCGAGATCCCCTACGCCGAGACCGCGTCGTACGGCGAGGTCGCCGTCGCCGCCGGAAGCCCCAGGGCCGCGCGCGCCGTGGGCACCGCGTGTGCGACGACGCCGTTCTCGATCATCGTGCCGGTGCATCGCGTCGTCCGATCAGACGGGTCCCTCGGCGAATACGGCGGCCGGTCCGACGTCAAACGATTCCTGCTCGAACTCGAGCGCGACGCGATCGAGCATTAG
- a CDS encoding SDR family NAD(P)-dependent oxidoreductase, whose protein sequence is MSLLAGKVALVTGAGHGIGRGHALELAKHGAKVVVNDLGGTVNGEGRGRDADVVVDLIRARGGEAIADYGDVGDEGDAQAMIQRAIAEFGQLDIVVNNAGIVRDRVVWKMTPDDFDLVMRVHVRGTWLLSHFAALHWRERAAAGERLSARIINTTSGAGLLGNFGQSNYAAAKAAIAGMTLTLSLELAKIGVTVNCIAPAGNTRITATLGSEAPRVREADEYAPDEYHPMDPSISSPVVAWLASDEAAYVNGQVIRAVGEDLQVLQPWSPASSICGGGKRWDASTLGLRFGRELYRSQARGVVIG, encoded by the coding sequence ATGAGCTTGCTGGCCGGAAAGGTCGCATTGGTCACGGGTGCCGGCCATGGCATCGGGCGCGGACACGCGCTCGAGCTCGCCAAGCACGGCGCGAAGGTCGTCGTGAACGACCTCGGCGGCACCGTCAACGGCGAGGGGAGGGGCCGCGACGCCGACGTCGTCGTGGACCTGATCCGCGCGCGCGGCGGCGAGGCGATCGCGGACTACGGCGACGTCGGAGACGAGGGCGACGCCCAGGCGATGATCCAGCGCGCGATCGCCGAGTTCGGACAGCTCGACATCGTCGTCAACAACGCCGGCATCGTCCGCGACCGCGTCGTGTGGAAGATGACCCCCGACGACTTCGACCTCGTCATGCGGGTCCACGTCCGCGGCACGTGGCTCCTGTCCCACTTCGCAGCTCTGCATTGGCGCGAGCGTGCGGCCGCGGGGGAGCGCCTCTCGGCCCGCATCATCAACACGACGTCGGGCGCGGGCCTGCTGGGCAACTTCGGTCAGTCCAACTACGCGGCCGCGAAGGCCGCCATCGCGGGGATGACTCTGACCCTCAGCCTCGAGCTGGCGAAGATCGGCGTGACCGTGAACTGCATCGCGCCGGCCGGCAACACCCGCATCACCGCGACCCTCGGCAGCGAGGCGCCGCGCGTGCGCGAGGCGGACGAGTACGCGCCGGACGAGTACCACCCGATGGATCCGTCGATCAGCTCACCCGTCGTCGCGTGGCTCGCGAGCGACGAGGCCGCGTACGTCAACGGCCAGGTGATCCGGGCGGTCGGCGAGGACCTGCAGGTCCTGCAGCCGTGGTCCCCGGCCTCGTCCATCTGCGGCGGTGGCAAGCGCTGGGATGCCTCGACGCTGGGTCTTCGCTTCGGACGCGAGCTCTACCGCTCGCAGGCAAGAGGGGTGGTTATCGGATGA
- a CDS encoding FmdB family zinc ribbon protein yields the protein MPTYAYACKQCDHRFDAVQSFSDPSLTECPACGGALRKEYGSIGVTFNGSGFYRTDSRSSEKTASTSSSESGSGTAAATSTSSKSESKSESKSAPVATGS from the coding sequence ATGCCCACCTACGCCTACGCCTGCAAGCAGTGCGACCACCGCTTCGACGCCGTGCAGTCCTTCTCCGACCCCTCGCTCACCGAGTGCCCCGCGTGCGGCGGCGCCCTGCGCAAGGAGTACGGATCGATCGGCGTGACCTTCAACGGGTCCGGCTTCTACCGCACCGACTCGCGCTCCTCCGAGAAGACCGCGTCGACATCATCCTCCGAGTCGGGGTCTGGCACCGCTGCGGCGACTTCGACATCATCGAAGTCTGAGTCGAAGTCTGAGTCGAAGTCCGCGCCCGTCGCCACGGGCTCGTAG
- a CDS encoding histone-like nucleoid-structuring protein Lsr2, with the protein MARRIVHQLVDDLDGTVLEVGSGETVLFSLDGVAYEIDLSTENATSLRGALEQYTKAARRVSGGRGAASTAGSAPRKRRRAGQQDYSAIRAWAKENGYDISERGRVPASVLEAYEAAH; encoded by the coding sequence ATGGCACGCAGAATCGTCCATCAGCTCGTCGATGACCTCGACGGCACCGTCCTCGAAGTCGGCTCCGGCGAGACGGTCCTGTTCTCGCTCGACGGCGTCGCATACGAGATCGACCTGTCCACCGAGAACGCCACCTCGCTGCGCGGCGCGCTCGAGCAGTACACCAAGGCCGCCCGTCGCGTGTCGGGCGGTCGAGGTGCGGCCTCGACCGCGGGCTCCGCGCCACGCAAGCGCCGCCGCGCGGGGCAGCAGGACTACAGCGCGATCCGCGCGTGGGCGAAGGAGAACGGGTACGACATCTCCGAGCGCGGTCGCGTTCCGGCGAGCGTGCTCGAAGCGTACGAAGCGGCGCACTGA